In Clostridium sporogenes, one genomic interval encodes:
- a CDS encoding O-antigen ligase family protein, with protein sequence MESLSNIITYLICSYIFILPILPSKYKYKNIPFNGDVVLLLIIVLFIIFIFINGEWRKNFFNGIKDFFCKANTIFIFMWVGMMAVSIFYSTDKKLALQETIRTSTYIVLFFIIKYEVYKKKYLDKIIYSYIFTSIIVGFIGIYEYLKGIGLTHKGEFSTVVRCVSTLENSNNLGGFFIMIVFPMMVLSFKEKQKCKRNVYILCSIIAIINIIISFSRNAWLAFVIGYMVLIIVFNFKLIYGAILGAGVSLFIPKISNRLREIGDVSQNLSRISLWKIAWEMVKDKPLLGVGNGNYRTLYPQYYKKVKYLGYTAQAKFHPHNAYLKAQCELGIIGLISLLGIFVSSVWKVSELSKKSNNTFYKYFYKGFIASLIAFMFMNFIDNFFSAPKVIAFFWISLAVADSFEYNCKI encoded by the coding sequence ATGGAAAGTTTAAGTAATATTATTACATATTTAATTTGTTCTTATATATTTATTTTGCCTATTTTACCAAGTAAGTATAAATATAAGAATATTCCTTTTAATGGGGATGTTGTGTTGCTATTAATCATAGTTTTGTTTATTATATTTATATTTATAAATGGTGAATGGAGAAAAAATTTTTTTAATGGTATAAAGGATTTTTTTTGTAAAGCAAATACTATATTTATTTTTATGTGGGTAGGCATGATGGCTGTATCGATTTTTTATTCAACTGATAAGAAATTAGCTTTACAAGAAACCATAAGAACTAGTACGTATATAGTATTGTTTTTTATAATAAAATATGAAGTTTATAAAAAGAAATATCTAGATAAAATTATTTATTCATATATATTTACTTCAATTATTGTAGGATTTATAGGAATATACGAATATTTAAAAGGGATTGGATTGACTCATAAAGGTGAGTTTAGTACAGTAGTAAGATGCGTATCTACCTTAGAGAATTCTAATAATTTGGGAGGGTTTTTTATAATGATAGTATTTCCTATGATGGTACTATCATTTAAAGAAAAACAAAAATGCAAAAGAAATGTATATATTCTATGCTCAATTATAGCTATTATAAATATAATAATATCTTTTTCACGAAATGCTTGGTTAGCATTTGTAATAGGATATATGGTATTAATAATTGTATTTAATTTTAAGCTAATATATGGAGCTATATTGGGAGCTGGAGTGTCCTTATTTATACCTAAAATATCTAATAGATTAAGAGAAATTGGAGATGTAAGTCAGAATTTATCTAGAATTAGTTTATGGAAAATAGCTTGGGAAATGGTAAAAGACAAGCCATTATTGGGTGTAGGAAATGGGAATTATAGGACTTTATACCCGCAATACTATAAAAAAGTTAAATATTTAGGATACACAGCTCAAGCAAAATTTCATCCACATAATGCTTATCTAAAAGCTCAATGTGAATTAGGGATAATAGGATTAATATCGTTGCTTGGTATTTTTGTAAGTTCCGTATGGAAGGTAAGTGAATTATCTAAGAAATCAAATAATACATTTTATAAATATTTTTACAAAGGTTTTATTGCTTCTTTAATAGCTTTTATGTTCATGAATTTTATAGATAATTTCTTTTCAGCACCTAAAGTTATAGCCTTTTTTTGGATAAGTTTAGCTGTAGCTGATTCTTTTGAGTATAATTGTAAAATTTGA